In Desulfobacterales bacterium, the genomic stretch TACCTAATACCCGTTTACTTAAAAACTTCTATAGCGGGTCAGCAGATAGGGAGGCTTTATGGGCAGCAGCAAGGTAATAACCCTGATACCCGGTGACGGCGTGGGACCGGAAATCTCCGAGGTGGCGAAATCCTGCATCTTTGCACTGGGGGTGGATATTGAATGGGATCTGCAGGAGGCGGGCGCCGCAGTGATCGCAAAGGAAAATACGCCGCTTCCGAAGCGGGTGATTGACTCCATCCGGAAAAACAAGGTGGCGCTCAAAGGGCCGGTGGAGACCCCCATCGGAAAGGGCTTCAGAAGCGTCAATGTTCAGCTTCGTCAGCAGCTGGACCTCTTCGCCAATGTCAGACCCTGCAAGTTTTACGAAGGCGTCCACACCCGCATCACGAATCCCCAGAACATCAACATCGTCATTGTCCGGGAAAACACCGAAGATCTGTATGCGGGCATCGAGTTCATGGAGTCCTGCGGCCTGGACACCCCGTTTTTAAAATTTCTGCAGGAGCAGAAGGGCCTGGAGCTGGACTGTGACACGGGCCTGAGTATCAAGCCGATATCGGTCAGGGCCTCCGAGCGGATCGGTAAATTCGCCTTTGAATATGCCCGGCAATACGGCCGGAAAAAGGTGACCGGCGTGGACAAGGCCAATATCATGAAATATTCTGACGGCTTGTTTATGAAAACGGTTGAATCGGTGAGCCAAAAATATCCGGAAATCGCCTATGAGCACAAGCTGGTGGACAACATGTGCATGCAGCTGGTGCAGTATCCGGAAAAATACGATGTATTGGTGCTGCCCAACCTATACGGCGACATTGTCTCAGACCTGGCCGCCGGCATTGTGGGCGGGCTGGGTGTTGCCCCGGGCGCGAATATGGGCGAGGAATATGCCGTGTTTGAAGCGGTCCATGGCAGCGCCCCGGATATTGCGGGAAAGGATATGGTCAACCCCACCGGGCTTCTGCTCTCAACGGTTTTGATGCTTGAGCACATCGGGGAGATGGATGCGGCCAAAAAGCTGGAGCAGGCGGTTGCGGCGGTTTTAAAAGAAGGTGAAAAGGTCACCGCGGACCTTAAGGGAAGGGACAACCCCGCGCCGCCGGTCGGCACCCGGGCCATGGGCGAGGCGATCGTTGAAAAGATTCGGTCCATATAATTCCGAGGCTTAATCCGTTCGCCAATCTGCCAGGCGCGCAAAGCATTTCCGTTACGGTCTCTGCTTCTTTGCTGTCACCGGATGAGCAGTTTATAGATGAACCGATGAATCCACCGGCCGTAGGGCGGATAGATCAGCCGGGTGCTGTTGAACCGCGGCTTGTATAATACTCCGCGGGCATTTGAAAAACTGACGAAGCCTTCCCGGCCGTGGTAGCGGCCCATCCCGGAATCGCCCACGCCGCCGAAAGGCAGATCGTCCTGGGCGACGTGGAATAAGGTGTCGTTTACCACCGCGCCGCCGGAATGGGTATTGGTCAGCACATGCTCAATTCGCCGGCGGTCATAGCCGAAGTAATAGAGCGCCAGCGGGTGGGGATGGGCATTTACATAGGCGATCGCCTCACCCAGCGTATCATAGGGCAGAACCGGAAGCAGCGGTCCGAAGATTTCTTCTTTCATCACGCGCATTTCCTGCGTCACCCCTTGGAGTACATAAAACGGCATTTTGCGCGTACCCGTGAAATCCTCAGCCGCGGGGTTGATTGCGGTGATCTGCGCCCCCTTTTCCCGGGCATCTTCCAGCAGCCCCTGAATCCGCTGATACTGGCGATCATTGACAATGGCGGTAAACTGGGGATTGGTTTTCATGGCGGGAAACATTTTGGCGGTACAGGTCTTAAGATCCGCCACAAATGCCTCTATGCGCTGTCCGGGGCAGAGCACGTAATCCGGGGCGATGCAGGTTTGACCGGCATTTAGGAGCTTGCCGAAGGCGATGCGTTCGGCCGCGTCCATGCCGGGCGTTGTGGGGCCGATGATGGCCGGGGATTTGCCGCCCAGCTCCAGAGTGACCGGAGTCAGGTTGTCGGCTGCGGCTCGCATGACATGTCTGCCGATGGCGGTGGAGCCGGTAAACAGGAGATGATCCCAGGGCTTGGCGGAAAATGTCGCCGCCGCGTCCGCTTCTCCGGTGATCACCGAAACGTGGTCTTCCCTGAATGTCCGGGCGATCATCTGCTGAAAAAGCGCCGAGGTGTTGGGTGTGAATTCGCTCATTTTAATCATCACCCGGTTGCCCGCGGCCAGGGCATAGGTTAAGGGCCCTGCTGCCAGATAAATCGGATAATTCCATGGTACAATAATGCCCACCACCCCTAATGGCTGGTATTGGATGCGGGCCCGGCCGGGCATGAAGGCGGGATTGACGCGGCGGCGGGCAGGCTTCATCCAGCGTTTCACCCGTTTTGCGGCATACCGGAGGCCTTCCACGGACGGGAAAAATTCGGCCAAAAGCGTCTCATCCGCAGCCCGGCCGTCAAAATCCGCATGAACGGCCTGAACGAATTCCGCCTGCCGCTCGATCAGCGCGGCTTTAAGCCGCTTCAGATGGGCAATTCGCTGCTCTGCCGGTGTGATTGGCGCTTTTTGGAAGGCGTTTTTCTGGGCCTCAAAAATGCGGTCTATTTCGGCAAATTCCGGGTTTTCCGGCCGGCCGGGGCTTTCTGCGCCCTTCACGGTTTCGGCGTTATTTGGCATGATTTTTCCCCTTTATATGGATCTTAATCGTACTCAGTCCCGCGTAAGCGGGACGGTTCTCGTTCCCGTAATCGTACTCGAAAAAATTAAAAGCCGATTACGAGCATGAGTACGAGCACGAACCAGCAGGAATTGAATTTACGGCAAATTTATATCCTTAAGCTCCTTTTAGGTTCGGCCCCGGGCGCACGGCCCGGGGGGGATTACTTCTAAAGATCAAAATTTCCGATATACTAAAATAACAACTGTGCAGCCGTCTTGCCAGCTCAATTTGGGTCTGTAAAAACAGGCCTGTATTCCTTTGTGATTTCGAGGCCAATGCTTAAAATTTATATCGCCGCCTGACAAAATCAATATTTGTTGCGCTTGTTTTTGTATTAATTCAGGTTTTATGATAATTTAAAAGCATGGAGACATATCAATTTACGAAATATTTCCAGGATGAAGTGCTCAGAAAAAGGCCTTACTTGAAAAAGGAGTGGTGTGTAAGGGTTATTGAGAATCCAATCATCGAGGAGCCTCAAGAGCACAATCGGTTTCGTTTTTGGGGAAAGATTGACGAGCTTGGGGATAAGTATTTGCGGGTTGTGACCCTGGCAGATAAAAAAACAATTCATAATGCCTTTCCGGATAGGGGGTTTAAGCCATGAATTTAAATTATTATGAAGAGACGGATTCTTTATATATTGATTTATCATCAAAAACGAGCGTTGAAAGTAAAGCTGTCTCAGAAGGGATTGTTTTGGATTATGATGAAGATGGCAATTTGACTGGCATCGATATTGACAATGCCCGTAAAAAGCTTGATTTAACTGAAATCATAATTAGTAAGCTGCCTGTTCATATTCAGAAAATATCTGCTTGAAGGGGGATCGACTTGCTGGCAGCCCCCTCTGCTTCATATAAATCCTCCTATTCCGCAGAGCCCATGCCATAAAGAAGATACTGATCCTTGACGATGATCCCGCCAATATGGCGCATTATATCTTTTGCCGCATATATACCTAAAAAGTCAAAAATGTTATTT encodes the following:
- a CDS encoding isocitrate/isopropylmalate dehydrogenase family protein; translation: MGSSKVITLIPGDGVGPEISEVAKSCIFALGVDIEWDLQEAGAAVIAKENTPLPKRVIDSIRKNKVALKGPVETPIGKGFRSVNVQLRQQLDLFANVRPCKFYEGVHTRITNPQNINIVIVRENTEDLYAGIEFMESCGLDTPFLKFLQEQKGLELDCDTGLSIKPISVRASERIGKFAFEYARQYGRKKVTGVDKANIMKYSDGLFMKTVESVSQKYPEIAYEHKLVDNMCMQLVQYPEKYDVLVLPNLYGDIVSDLAAGIVGGLGVAPGANMGEEYAVFEAVHGSAPDIAGKDMVNPTGLLLSTVLMLEHIGEMDAAKKLEQAVAAVLKEGEKVTADLKGRDNPAPPVGTRAMGEAIVEKIRSI
- a CDS encoding coniferyl aldehyde dehydrogenase, which gives rise to MPNNAETVKGAESPGRPENPEFAEIDRIFEAQKNAFQKAPITPAEQRIAHLKRLKAALIERQAEFVQAVHADFDGRAADETLLAEFFPSVEGLRYAAKRVKRWMKPARRRVNPAFMPGRARIQYQPLGVVGIIVPWNYPIYLAAGPLTYALAAGNRVMIKMSEFTPNTSALFQQMIARTFREDHVSVITGEADAAATFSAKPWDHLLFTGSTAIGRHVMRAAADNLTPVTLELGGKSPAIIGPTTPGMDAAERIAFGKLLNAGQTCIAPDYVLCPGQRIEAFVADLKTCTAKMFPAMKTNPQFTAIVNDRQYQRIQGLLEDAREKGAQITAINPAAEDFTGTRKMPFYVLQGVTQEMRVMKEEIFGPLLPVLPYDTLGEAIAYVNAHPHPLALYYFGYDRRRIEHVLTNTHSGGAVVNDTLFHVAQDDLPFGGVGDSGMGRYHGREGFVSFSNARGVLYKPRFNSTRLIYPPYGRWIHRFIYKLLIR
- a CDS encoding DUF2283 domain-containing protein, translated to MNLNYYEETDSLYIDLSSKTSVESKAVSEGIVLDYDEDGNLTGIDIDNARKKLDLTEIIISKLPVHIQKISA